The uncultured Carboxylicivirga sp. genomic interval TAATACCGGAATTTTGTGGGTGGGTGCCTCTGATGTTGCCTATACATCAATAATAGAAAATGGTGTATCTGCGTATCGTATACCAAAACAAATTGATGAAAGTAGACCTGCTTCAGTTAGTGCTGTAACTTCGTATGGTAAGCAATTATGGGTTTCGACAGAATTTAATATATCACAATATGAGTTGGATAATGATGGATACTATTCTTTAAAGAAAGCGTATGCTCGACCACGTTTTGTAAGTAATGGCTGGTCATATGATTGTGCGCCTATCTTAAAAATGTTTGCAACATCAGAAGGCCTTTGGGTGGGAACTGATGATACCGGTTTATTGTTTTTCCCTTATCGAAAAGATAGGACTTTGAATATGGATTATATTAAAGTATATAATCAGAATAGTTCACCAGGTATTCCAGGAAACAAAATATCGTGTATCCTTCATAGTAAAAAGAAAGATAAAACACTTTGGATTGGAACTATGCAAACGGGCTTAGCTTGTTTAACATTTGGAAAAGATTCAGTAAAGAGCACATATTATTATGCAGGTAAGGATAAATGGCATCCTTCAGATAATAATATTAGATGCTTATATGAAGATAATAAAGGCCGATTGTGGTTAGGTACTCAAAATGGGCTTAATTGTTACGATGTGGAAGGTAATGTTTTCGAGAAGTTTTTTTATTCGGCAAGTGATGTAACCTCAATTAATGATAATGTTATAAATACTATAAGTGAAGATTCAAAGGGTAATATTTGGATTGGAACTAATTCGGGTTTGAATAAAATGATTGAAAAAATAAATAAGGAGGGTGTTACAAGAATAGGATTTAAGGGATATCCGCAAACTCCGGTTCTCAAAAATGAAATTGTTACAAATATTTTGGAGGATCCTTCAAAGAATTTATGGATTAGAACTTATAAAGGATTTTTAAAATTTAATATCAATAATGAATCAATTGTAGGTGAGTATTTTTCTGAAGATTTTGCCAATACCCGTCTCGATCGAAATACTACAATAAGTGCTCAGGAGAATGAATTTGTTATAAGCAGTACATCCGATTTTATTGTTTTTAATCCTGATAGTCTTTTTAAAAAGTCAATCCCTTCAAAAGTATGTATAACAGATTTTCGGGTATTTAATAATAGTGTTGAGCAAAATGTTATTCATAATGATATCATTACAGGTTGTTCTTTACCATATGCAAAAGATGTTAATTTATCATACAAGGATGAAATGATTACCATCGTTTTTTCAGCAATGGATTATAAAAACATACAGAAGAATGAGTACCAGTATAAGTTAGAAGGATTTGATAAACAGTGGAACAATGGATATTCGAAGAATTCAGCAACCTATACTAATATCCCACCTGGCGATTATGTGTTTAATGTAAAAGCACGGAATAGCGAAGGTTTTTGGAGTAAAGATGTTACTCAGTTAAATATTCATATAACTCCTCCTTTGTGGAAAACTAAGGGAGCATATTTCTTTTACCTTTTAATTGTTATTGGTATAGTTTATTTCTTTAAGAAGTATACCATCATTAAGGAAAATGAAAAGCATCGATTGAAATTTGAGAAATTAAAGAATGATGAGCTCACCCGACTGAATGAATTGAAATCGTTCTTTTTTACAGATATAACGCATGAGTTAAAAACTCCATTAACCCTAATATTAGGTCCGGCAAGTGAACTGGCTTCAGATCAAAGTTTACGTTCAAGCGCTGCTAAAAATGCTCAGCTCATTAAAAATAGTGCATTTAAATTACTTCGATTGGTAAATCAGTTAATGGAATTTCGCAAAGTAGAAAAAGGGATTAATAATGACATGCAAATTGAAACATATGATATTCGCAAGCTCTTAGAAGAGGTACATCAGTTCTTTATTCCAATGGCAGATTCGAGAAAAATACAATTGGGTATTAAATCATCAGGCCAAGAATTGCTCGCCAATATTGATGTTGATAAAATGGAAAAGGTAATTTTTAATCTGGTTTCTAATGCATTTAAATATTCTATGGATGGAGGAATTATAAATGTTACAGCAGGCTTTGAGAGTGAAAAACTACAAAATGATACTCTCGTTATTGTTGTTGAAGACAAAGGAATTGGTATTTCAAAAGAGCATCAGCTTAGAGTGTTTGATCGCTTTTATCAGGTAAATCAAATTCGAACTCAAAGTACTGGAGGTATTGGTTTGTTTTTAGCTAAATCATTGGTTGAACAGCATAATGGAACCATATTTTTAGAAAGTGAGCTAGGAAAAGGAAGTTGCTTTACAATTAAAATACCAACAAATTTGCCTCAGACAAAGAACAATTATGAAGAGAATAGTACTGAATTGATTGATGAGGTAATAGTAACTGATGAATTAAATCAGACTTCAAATGATGACGAGTTTGTTTTAAATAATAAGAAAGCAACAATACTAATTACTGAAGACGATACTGATTTAAAAGATTTTCTGGTAAATGGTTTAAATCATATCTACAATATTATAAGTTGTTCAAATGGAGTTGAGGCATTTGAAAAAGCCAAAATGCATGTTCCTGATTTGATATTAACTGATATAATGATGCCCGAAATGGATGGCTATGAGTTATGTCAAAAACTTCAGAAGGAAGTGGCTACTTCTCATATCCCGGTTATTTTTATAACTGCGAAAACAATGGCTGACGATGAGTTAGATGGCTTAAAATTTGGAGTGATTGATTATGTTTGTAAGCCTTTTAATTTGGTTGCTGTGCGATTGAAAATTAACAATATTCTAAAACATCAACAAAAGATACAAGATCGATTTAAAATAGATCACTTACTTGAGCCCGCAAATATAGAGTTAACATCCTTAGACGATGTGTTTTTAAAAGAAGCTGTAGAAGCAGTAAATGACCATATCGATGATCCTGATTTTGATGTTGAAGCGTTTAGTGATGTGTTAAAAGTAAGTTCTAATCAAGCTTATCGTAAAATTAAAGCATTAACAGGCCAAACAGCTAAAGAGTTTATTCGTAATCAACGTTTAAAAACTGCTGCGTCGTTACTGATTCAAAATAAACGGTCTATTTCCGAAGTTATTTACATGGTCGGTTTTACAAGTCCATCTTATTTTACACGATGCTTTAAAAATTATTATGGTTGTGCTCCAAAAGAGTATATTGAGCGACATTCATAATAATTTGTTTAATTTCTTACAATATTGTTTCAATTTTATACAAACAAAGCCTTGTGGTAAGTATCTAGTTTTGCCCTCAGTTCAAAATATAAAAAGAAGGTAAAACAGTTTAACTATGAAATATCACTTTGGTTTATTATTGTTTTTAACGATTAGCATTCTCGCATCTTGTCAGCACAAACAGAATGATAATCGCAAACAAATATCTTTTAAACCCGGAACACATTTTTTAGATAATGATAGTGTTCATATCAATGCACATGGCGGAGGTATATTGTTTAGTAAAGGAAAGTACTATTGGTTTGGAGAATTTAAAACTGCTGGTGAAGGTGGTAACACTGCCAAGGTAGGAGTGAGTTGTTACTCATCAAAGGATTTATATAATTGGGAAAATGAAGGCATCGCTTTAAAAGTTGTAAATGAGCAGGGTTCAGATATTGAAAAAGGTTGTGTTATTGAACGCCCCAAAGTTATCTATAATGATTTTACCCATGAGTTTATAATGTGGTTTCACTTAGAGTTAAAGGGGAAAGGTTATAGTGCAGCTCGTACAGGATTGGCTGTTAGTGATAAGGTTACTGGTCCATATACATTTGTAAGATCATTAAGACCCAATGCTAATATTTGGCCAGAATCCTATCCGGATACACTAAAAAACTATGCTTATTCAGATACATTAAAATGGTGGACTCCGGCTTGGTATAAAGCAATTGATAAAGGATTGTTTGTGCAGCGTGATTTAGAGTCTGGACAAATGTCGAGAGATATGACTTTGTTTGTTGATGATGATGGAACTGCCTATCATATTCATTCGTCAGAAGATAATCTTACTATTCATATTTCAGAACTTTCGAAAGATTACACTGACTTTACAGGCAAGTATATAAGAATTTTTCCCGCAGGACATAATGAAGCACCTGCTTTGTTTAAAAAAGATGATAATTATTATTTGATGACTTCGGGCTGCACGGGTTGGGATCCAAATGCAGCTCGTATGTTTAAAGCTTCTTCAATTTGGGGACCTTGGGAAGCAATAGGTAATCCTTGTGTTGGTAAAGATGCTGATCTTACATTTCATTCTCAAAGTACTTTTATCTTACCTGTGAACGGACAGAAGAATGCATTTATTTATATGGGAGATCGTTGGAATCCTAAAAATCCTACTGATGGTCGCTATGTATGGTTACCCATCGAATTCAACGATGATAAACCTGTAATTAGATGGAGAAATGAATGGGATTTAAGTGTGTTTAATTAATCTAACCTGAAAATAGAATACTTTCTTTATTCAGATTAAACACTTTAACGATAAAATTGTCTATTAACTAGATGTTTTTGTTTCACTTAATGATGCTAATATGGAACGTAGAGTGATATTGATTTCAATCTTGTCGATAACTGCAATTTTATCGTTAATTGCATTGGTGACAGGAGCCTATGGGTATGTAACTGTTTCGTTATTTGGGTTTCCTGTGTTGTTTTATACTCAACAAAATGTGTTGAGCAAAATTCAATGGGTTGTGATGATTACTTTATTGTTGATTATAACTGTTGCTTCGGTTAATGTTATAGCGAACCTCACAGGTAATTTAATGTACTATTACGAGTTTTTATCAAGTTTGCTAATAACAATCATCACTTTGTCGTGGTCGCCCGATAAAGTTGAAATAAAGGGATAATGTGCTCATCGTGCTAGAGAAGCATTGATTTGTTGATAACCCGTATGGGTAAGTGTTTAATTTAATTTGTTCATTTGTTACCTTATTTGAACACAGAAAATGATGAATACTTGCCAACTAATTTATTTTTCTCCTACAGGAACTTCAAAAAAAGTAATTGAAACAATTGCTGATAATCTCGATTTGGAGTTTACCTCAAAAATTGATCTGTCAAAAAGCAACTCAGAATCTATTTCCATTGTTGATAAGAATTGTTTAACGATTATTGGTATTCCGGTTTATGCTGGGCGTTTACCTGAACTAGCGCTAGATAAGCTGAAGAATATTCAAGCCGAAAAAACATTGGCTATTGTAGTAGTGGTTTATGGAAATCGCGAATATGAAGATGCATTATTGGAGTTAGGTGATGTAGCTAAAAAAGTAGGGTTTGATGTGATAGCAGGGGCTGCTTTCATTGGAGAGCATTCATACTCTATCGAAAAAATGCCTCTAGCTGCAGGTAGGCCGGATGAAGCAGATCTTGATAAATGTAAAGAATTTGCCATTAAAGTAAAAAATAAACTATCAACTAACAGTTTTGATCCTTTCGATTTACCAGGTAACAATCCTTACAAATCAATCAAAGATTTTCCATCAGATATTTATCCTCTTACCGATATAGCTAAATGTACAATGTGTGGAGATTGTGTGGATGTTTGTCCTGCCAATGCGATATTAATAGAGGATGAACCCATCACAAATGGCGAAGATTGTATTTGGTGTTGTGCATGTGTAAAAAATTGTCCGGTAGATGCACGTACATTCAATCATCCTGCAATTGAAGCTACCCGCCAACGCTTGTTTCAAAATTGTACCGTACGAAAAGAACCTGAATTCTTTTTATAAGAGCCTACAATAGTTGATGTCTTAAAAACAGTACATTGGACCAATCTCTGTAATGGGTAAATAAATACCAAATTAATATTTTGTTGCTTTTGGATTTCAGAACCCAAAAAGGTTTTACTACTTTTGTGCCCGAAAAAATTTTTAGAGCTGAATCAAAATGGACGAAGGCCCCGGAAATAGACAAATAAAAATAGTAATCTTCCTGTAAGGGGCAGTCTGTGCTTCCTTGCAGGCTAATGATGTAAGGAGGCACAAAATGCTTAAAATCTTCAAAACATTCGGAGGTTACGCTGAAATTAGCGAACCTAAAGATGGATGTTGGATTAATGCCAACAATCCCACCGCAGATGAAATCAAAAAGCTGACTGATGAGTTTGGAATGCCCTCAGATATTCTGAATGATATTTTAGATCAGGATGAGCGACCTCGTATTGAGTATGATGAAAAATGGACATTAATTATTTTGCGTGTACCTGTTAGGGCGCGAGATCAACGAGTTCCGTTTTATACCATCCCTTTGGGGATTTTTATAAGCGATACATTTACGCTTACACTTTGTTTACAGGATAATGAGGTGCTGCCAGTAAACGAACCATCACCTTTTCGCGACCAGTACCAGGAAATAACCGATGGAGTTAATTTTATTCTGCGCTTGTTTTTACGTGCAGGATGGTTGTACCTGAAATACCTGAAACAAATCAACCAAATAACAGCTTCGATAGAACAGGATCTTGAAAAATCGATTAAGAATCAGGAATTGAATAAATTGTTGAATATGGAAAAATGCCTGGTGTATTTTATTACTTCCATTAAAGGCAATGAGATTGTATTAGCACGATTGAAGAATTCGCGCAAGATTACTTCTGAGATTAATGAAGATTTGCTCGAAGATGCCATGATAGAAAATAAACAGGCTTTGGAAATAGCACAAATTTATTCCGATATTCAGAGTGGAATGATGGATGCTTTTGCTTCGGTTATTTCCAATAATTTAAATGTGGTGATGAAGCAATTAACGCTTATCTCTATCATTTTAATGATACCAACTTTGATTGCCAGTTTCTATGGGATGAATGTTCCAAATTATATTGAAGAATGGAGCTGGGCAATGCCGGCTATTTTATTAGGTTCGCTTTTACTTTCGGCATTAGGTGTTATACTTTTCCGAAAACGACAATGGTTTTAATATAGACTTATAAAAAATATAGGCGGAGATTCTTATTCTTCGCCTTTTTGTTTCCAACTTCTTTGTTTAAAGTTTTTTATCTTTAAAAGAAAAAGATGTTATTATTGCTCGCCTACCTTTTCTTAGCACTATTTGTTTCTTTTCTATGCTCCATTATGGAGTCTGTGTTACTTTCCACACCGCAAGCTTTTTTGTTGGTAAAGCAGGATCAAAAATATAAATGGGCCGGTTTATTTCTTTCTTATAAGTCGAATGTCGATAAACCACTTTCTGCTATTTTATCTTTAAATACGGTAGCACATACTATTGGGGCTGCCGGCGTGGGTGCGCAAGCTGTTGATGTTTTTGGTGAAGCAGCATTTGGAATTGTTTCTGCAGTGCTTACGATCCTAATATTAATAGTAACCGAAATAATACCTAAAACCATAGGAGCCAGATATTGGCGTAATTTATCTGCTTTTACAGCATTTACCATTAAGGGGATGATTGTAATTACATATCCGTTGGTATTGATGTCGGCTTATATCACAAAAATATTTTCGAAAAATTATAAAGAGAAACCGATTAGCAGAGAGGAAATAGCCGCATTAGCAAGTATTGGTGCTGATGAAGGTGTTTTTTCGGATAAAGAGCATAAAATCATCCAGAATATTCTACGACTAAAAAACATAAGAGTAACTGAAATTATGACTCCACGTGTTGTGGTTACATTGGCAGATGAAAATCTTACCCTTGAGGAGTTTTTTAAGCATAAGGAGTATTTGAAATTTTCGCGTATACCCGTTTATTCTGAGAATGATGAAAACATTAGCGGTATTGTATTTATTCAAACCATTTTTGAGAAACTGGCCGAAGATCAACATCATCTTAAACTAAGTGAAATAAAACGCAAAGTTCAGGTTGTTTCCAATAAGACTGAGCTTTATACGTTGTGGGAAAAATTGCTTGACAAACATGAGCACATGGCAATTATTGTTGATGAATATGGCGGTTTAGATGGGATTGTTACCATGGAAGATATTATTGAAACTTTGCTAGGATTGGAGATAGTCGATGAAAATGATGTTATTGTTGATATGCAAAAATATGCAAGAGAAAGGTGGGTGAATAGGCAAACAAAGTATACTATGCTTCAAAAATATTCCAAAGAATAATCACCCACAGCAATCACCTTATTGGTGAATAGTTTTACTCATCATCCATAAGCGTTGTTTAGTTGATTTGATAAATTGTAAGTAATTTATCGATGGTATTGATGATTGTTTAGTGTTTTAATATAAGATTGTTTCGTATTGAAATTAAAAATCCCTAAATAACCTAATCATACATTTTTATATATCTTTGAAGCTTGTCTAATTGTCAGATAGCTTGATAAGAAAGTAAGAATGGAAATCAAGAGAACCTTTGATCTACTTACCAACCTTAAGTATAATATTCCAAAGGATGATATACTATGTGCCAAACGCAATAAGGAATGGGTTAAGTTTAGCGCAAAAGAATATAGTGAGCAGGCTCGTTTATTTAGTTATGGTTTGCTCGAAATGGGATTTCAGAAAGGTGACAAAATTGCCACCGTTACCAATAACAGGCCTGAATGGAATTTTGTTGATATGGGAATGTCGATGATTGGTGTGGTGCATGTACCCATTTATCCAACCATATCAGATGAAGAATATAAATATATTCTAGAACATAGTGATGCTCGTATACTAATGGTTTCTGACATTAACTTGTACAAGCGCCTTAAAGAAGTTACTTCCGATATCGAATCAATAAAAGAAATATATACTTTTAATGATATTGCAGGGGCTAAAAACTGGACAGAAATTACGAATCTTGGTCAAGAGCATCGTATTATCTGGAAAGATAAGTTTAAAGAAATAAGAGACTCTATTACAGAAGATGAGTTAGTTTCTATTATTTATACTTCGGGCACTACGGGTAATCCAAAGGGCGTTATGCTGAGTCATAAGAATCTGTTGAGTAATATGAAGGATGCCT includes:
- a CDS encoding two-component regulator propeller domain-containing protein, giving the protein MRKRIILLLLILQVPVRALWAQYDLHFSHLGMNNGLTNSSANVILQDRKGFIWIGTWNGLNRFDGYECKIYQPDFHDSTAISNREIVELMEDKAGNIWIGTSNGLNCLNPETGKVKTYEFRNRILSLCEDSKGNIWIGTWNGGLYKLIVESEEIKHYIANDIISDLCLDSRNILWVGSYYGLVKFNLETEKYERYVHVDRKNSITNNTVTQLSEDSQGHIWIGTWGGGVDRLEVNNKGSQLFFTNFNSSNGTNAIAGNVISKLYYDRFNNLWIGTRNNGLCKLPKDQQALSPKNARFTSYTDDPKKSSSIKGQRISAIMVDNTGILWVGASDVAYTSIIENGVSAYRIPKQIDESRPASVSAVTSYGKQLWVSTEFNISQYELDNDGYYSLKKAYARPRFVSNGWSYDCAPILKMFATSEGLWVGTDDTGLLFFPYRKDRTLNMDYIKVYNQNSSPGIPGNKISCILHSKKKDKTLWIGTMQTGLACLTFGKDSVKSTYYYAGKDKWHPSDNNIRCLYEDNKGRLWLGTQNGLNCYDVEGNVFEKFFYSASDVTSINDNVINTISEDSKGNIWIGTNSGLNKMIEKINKEGVTRIGFKGYPQTPVLKNEIVTNILEDPSKNLWIRTYKGFLKFNINNESIVGEYFSEDFANTRLDRNTTISAQENEFVISSTSDFIVFNPDSLFKKSIPSKVCITDFRVFNNSVEQNVIHNDIITGCSLPYAKDVNLSYKDEMITIVFSAMDYKNIQKNEYQYKLEGFDKQWNNGYSKNSATYTNIPPGDYVFNVKARNSEGFWSKDVTQLNIHITPPLWKTKGAYFFYLLIVIGIVYFFKKYTIIKENEKHRLKFEKLKNDELTRLNELKSFFFTDITHELKTPLTLILGPASELASDQSLRSSAAKNAQLIKNSAFKLLRLVNQLMEFRKVEKGINNDMQIETYDIRKLLEEVHQFFIPMADSRKIQLGIKSSGQELLANIDVDKMEKVIFNLVSNAFKYSMDGGIINVTAGFESEKLQNDTLVIVVEDKGIGISKEHQLRVFDRFYQVNQIRTQSTGGIGLFLAKSLVEQHNGTIFLESELGKGSCFTIKIPTNLPQTKNNYEENSTELIDEVIVTDELNQTSNDDEFVLNNKKATILITEDDTDLKDFLVNGLNHIYNIISCSNGVEAFEKAKMHVPDLILTDIMMPEMDGYELCQKLQKEVATSHIPVIFITAKTMADDELDGLKFGVIDYVCKPFNLVAVRLKINNILKHQQKIQDRFKIDHLLEPANIELTSLDDVFLKEAVEAVNDHIDDPDFDVEAFSDVLKVSSNQAYRKIKALTGQTAKEFIRNQRLKTAASLLIQNKRSISEVIYMVGFTSPSYFTRCFKNYYGCAPKEYIERHS
- a CDS encoding glycoside hydrolase family 43 protein, which codes for MKYHFGLLLFLTISILASCQHKQNDNRKQISFKPGTHFLDNDSVHINAHGGGILFSKGKYYWFGEFKTAGEGGNTAKVGVSCYSSKDLYNWENEGIALKVVNEQGSDIEKGCVIERPKVIYNDFTHEFIMWFHLELKGKGYSAARTGLAVSDKVTGPYTFVRSLRPNANIWPESYPDTLKNYAYSDTLKWWTPAWYKAIDKGLFVQRDLESGQMSRDMTLFVDDDGTAYHIHSSEDNLTIHISELSKDYTDFTGKYIRIFPAGHNEAPALFKKDDNYYLMTSGCTGWDPNAARMFKASSIWGPWEAIGNPCVGKDADLTFHSQSTFILPVNGQKNAFIYMGDRWNPKNPTDGRYVWLPIEFNDDKPVIRWRNEWDLSVFN
- a CDS encoding EFR1 family ferrodoxin (N-terminal region resembles flavodoxins. C-terminal ferrodoxin region binds two 4Fe-4S clusters.) produces the protein MMNTCQLIYFSPTGTSKKVIETIADNLDLEFTSKIDLSKSNSESISIVDKNCLTIIGIPVYAGRLPELALDKLKNIQAEKTLAIVVVVYGNREYEDALLELGDVAKKVGFDVIAGAAFIGEHSYSIEKMPLAAGRPDEADLDKCKEFAIKVKNKLSTNSFDPFDLPGNNPYKSIKDFPSDIYPLTDIAKCTMCGDCVDVCPANAILIEDEPITNGEDCIWCCACVKNCPVDARTFNHPAIEATRQRLFQNCTVRKEPEFFL
- a CDS encoding magnesium transporter CorA family protein, with translation MLKIFKTFGGYAEISEPKDGCWINANNPTADEIKKLTDEFGMPSDILNDILDQDERPRIEYDEKWTLIILRVPVRARDQRVPFYTIPLGIFISDTFTLTLCLQDNEVLPVNEPSPFRDQYQEITDGVNFILRLFLRAGWLYLKYLKQINQITASIEQDLEKSIKNQELNKLLNMEKCLVYFITSIKGNEIVLARLKNSRKITSEINEDLLEDAMIENKQALEIAQIYSDIQSGMMDAFASVISNNLNVVMKQLTLISIILMIPTLIASFYGMNVPNYIEEWSWAMPAILLGSLLLSALGVILFRKRQWF
- a CDS encoding hemolysin family protein, which translates into the protein MLLLLAYLFLALFVSFLCSIMESVLLSTPQAFLLVKQDQKYKWAGLFLSYKSNVDKPLSAILSLNTVAHTIGAAGVGAQAVDVFGEAAFGIVSAVLTILILIVTEIIPKTIGARYWRNLSAFTAFTIKGMIVITYPLVLMSAYITKIFSKNYKEKPISREEIAALASIGADEGVFSDKEHKIIQNILRLKNIRVTEIMTPRVVVTLADENLTLEEFFKHKEYLKFSRIPVYSENDENISGIVFIQTIFEKLAEDQHHLKLSEIKRKVQVVSNKTELYTLWEKLLDKHEHMAIIVDEYGGLDGIVTMEDIIETLLGLEIVDENDVIVDMQKYARERWVNRQTKYTMLQKYSKE